The proteins below come from a single Pristiophorus japonicus isolate sPriJap1 chromosome 26, sPriJap1.hap1, whole genome shotgun sequence genomic window:
- the LOC139239203 gene encoding ADP-ribosylation factor 6-like, producing MGGAFAKIFGSKEMRILMLGLDAAGKTTILYKLKLGQSVTTIPTVGFNVETVTYKNVKFNVWDVGGQDKIRPLWRHYYTGTQGLIFVVDCADRDRIDEAKQELHRIINDREMRDAIILIFANKQDLPDAMKPHEIQEKLGLTRIRDRNWYVQPSCATSGDGLHEGLTWLNSNYKS from the coding sequence ATGGGCGGCGCGTTCGCTAAGATCTTCGGCAGCAAGGAGATGAGGATCCTGATGCTGGGCTTGGACGCGGCCGGCAAGACCACTATCCTGTACAAGCTGAAGCTGGGCCAGTCGGTCACCACCATCCCCACCGTGGGCTTCAACGTGGAGACGGTCACCTACAAGAACGTGAAGTTCAACGTGTGGGACGTGGGCGGACAGGACAAGATCCGGCCGCTGTGGCGGCATTACTACACGGGCACGCAGGGGTTAATCTTCGTGGTGGACTGCGCCGACCGCGATCGCATCGACGAGGCTAAGCAGGAGCTGCACCGCATCATCAACGACCGCGAGATGCGGGATGCCATCATCCTGATCTTCGCCAACAAGCAGGACCTGCCCGATGCCATGAAGCCGCACGAAATCCAGGAGAAGCTGGGTTTGACCCGGATCAGGGACAGGAATTGGTATGTGCAGCCGTCCTGCGCCACCTCGGGAGACGGACTCCATGAGGGACTTACCTGGCTCAATTCGAATTACAAATCCTAA